Proteins encoded within one genomic window of Mya arenaria isolate MELC-2E11 chromosome 13, ASM2691426v1:
- the LOC128213861 gene encoding uncharacterized protein FLJ40521-like: MRKFARMPLTYRKPAGQNNELQERSPSDDSQQGYQFPNAVTSNTDRQLNGQNDEQQERSPPVMMVSKGQNNELQERSPSDDSQQGYQSPNAGRMMSSRRGLPSDDGQQGYQSPNAITSNTDTQLNSQNNELQERSPSDDSQQGYQSPNAVTSNTDRQLNGKIRLRQNDEQQERSPPVMMVSKGQNNELQERSPSDDSQQGYQSPNAVTSNTDRQLNGKIRLRQNDEQQERSPPVMMVSKGQNNELQERSPSDDSQQGYQSPNAVTSNTDRQLNGKIRLTGEVSPSDDGQQGYQSPNAVISNTDTQLNSQNDEMQERSPSDDSQQGYQSPNAVTSNTDRQLRLRQNDKLQLRSPIKHCQQWYHINTQLNWPNDEMVRSSSGDECDDGQLGYQSLVVLQPHPDIHQSGKN, encoded by the exons ATGCGAAAGTTTGCCAGAATGCCACTGACCTACCGCAAGCCAGCCG GTCAGAATAATGAGCTGCAGGAGAGGTCTCCAAGTGATGATTCCCAGCAAGGGTACCAGTTCCCAAATGCTGTAACATCCAATACTGACAGACAGCTCAATG GGCAGAATGATGAGCAGCAGGAGAGGTCTCCCCCAGTGATGATGGTCAGCAAGG GTCAGAATAATGAGCTGCAGGAGAGGTCTCCAAGTGATGATTCCCAGCAAGGGTACCAGTCGCCAAATGCT GGCAGAATGATGAGCAGCAGGAGAGGTCTCCCCAGTGATGATGGTCAGCAAGGGTACCAGTCGCCAAATGCTATTACATCCAATACAGACACACAGCTCAATA GTCAGAATAATGAGCTGCAGGAGAGGTCTCCAAGTGATGATTCCCAGCAAGGGTACCAGTCGCCAAATGCTGTAACATCCAATACTGACAGACAGCTCAATGGTAAGATCAGGCTGA GGCAGAATGATGAGCAGCAGGAGAGGTCTCCCCCAGTGATGATGGTCAGCAAGG GTCAGAATAATGAGCTGCAGGAGAGGTCTCCAAGTGATGATTCCCAGCAAGGGTACCAGTCGCCAAATGCTGTAACATCCAATACTGACAGACAGCTCAATGGTAAGATCAGGCTGA GGCAGAATGATGAGCAGCAGGAGAGGTCTCCCCCAGTGATGATGGTCAGCAAGG GTCAGAATAATGAGCTGCAGGAGAGGTCTCCAAGTGATGATTCCCAGCAAGGGTACCAGTCGCCAAATGCTGTAACATCCAATACTGACAGACAGCTCAATGGTAAGATCAGGCTGA CAGGAGAGGTCTCCCCCAGTGATGATGGTCAGCAAGGGTACCAGTCGCCAAATGCTGTTATATCCAATACAGACACACAGCTCAATA GTCAGAATGATGAGATGCAGGAGAGGTCTCCAAGTGATGATTCCCAGCAAGGGTACCAGTCGCCAAATGCTGTAACATCCAATACTGACAGACAGCTCAGGCTGA ggCAGAATGATAAGCTGCAGTTGAGGTCGCCCATTAAACATTGCCAGCAATGGTACCATATCAACACACAGCTCAATT gGCCAAATGATGAAATGGTGAGGTCGTCCAGTGGTGATGAATGTGATGATGGTCAGCTAGGGTACCAGTCGTTGGTAGTTCTACAACCCCACCCCGACATACATCAAAGTGGTAAGAACTAG